In a single window of the Scophthalmus maximus strain ysfricsl-2021 chromosome 18, ASM2237912v1, whole genome shotgun sequence genome:
- the churc1 gene encoding protein Churchill isoform X1, which yields MLAFRGYRCDPHCTGRAAVSLAACCAVGNTCLENGSYLMNYLCCASCHQRDFVLISNKATEDDDGEEIVTYDHVCKNCDHVVARHEYTFSVVDEYQEYTMLCMLCGKAEDSISVLPDDPRQSAPLF from the exons ATGTTGGCATTCAGAGGTTACAGATGTGACCCCCACTGTACCGGACGGGCAGCAGTTTCTCTAGCTGCGTGTTGTGCTGTG GGGAACACGTGTCTGGAGAACGGCTCCTACCTGATGAACTACCTGTGCTGTGCCAGCTGCCACCAGAGGGACTTTGTGCTGATCAGCAACAAAGCCACCGAGGACGACGACGGAGAGGAGATCGTCACATATGACC ATGTTTGTAAAAACTGTGACCACGTCGTCGCCAGACATGAATACACTTTCTCTGTTGTTGACGAGTATCAG GAGTACACCATGCTCTGCATGCTGTGTGGAAAGGCGGAGGACTCCATCAGTGTTTTACCAGATGACCCCAGACAGTCTGCCCCTCTCTTCTAG
- the ttbk2b gene encoding tau-tubulin kinase 2b isoform X2: MSGAVEHTDILSVADVVRDRWKVTKKIGGGGFGEIYEVLDQLSQATVALKVESAQQPKQVLKMEVAVLKKLQGKDHVCRFVGCGRNDRFNYVVMELQGRNLADLRRTMSRGTFSVSTTLRLGKQILEAIESIHSVGFLHRDIKPSNFAMGRLASTCRCCYMLDFGLARQFTNSSQEVRPPRPVAGFRGTVRYASINAHKNKEMGRHDDLWSLFYMLVEFMVGQLPWRKIKDKEQVGNLKETYDHRLMLKHLPSEFTAFLDHILTLDYFTKPDYEHLMSVFDSAMKSHNVLENDAYDWEKCDSDDVLTITAAATTAQQLTRLTPAYLGMANASVLPGELQRENTEDVLQGERLSDADNCPLIPTPTTPGGDVWEEMDRNRNHKQAQQIIRKVVSEDEHSQNQGNQSPNTGSIQSSPRRVRSETMFLERAAPLLRRMRHSQSLAFEKRLAPEPKPTIERFLEAYLGKRRPVLSQVGEKSIPEMGGGQQTPSCNEEHSGTATPDPEEGAASSGFVAVNLSPVPQEGDYQEWVMLDLEQGSGSRPAAEAPHEDKLAETDEHAAEPHDGQITAVPSSPVLSQMAMPGTWLLGHRRLPGMLGQMPSVIMGRPPMDQSSSFGPKSPVQEKSDAIPLEAPSANSDRLTEEILKDGGRLELGPVPSPAKGPTAHLSNDRDPESDSGLPDRSSEPNQQPQADTVGGAMESTVTVSSSPPPALLRRRDSPSSPKLSRIPVRDPGAPLDSVSRDLHMERRHRWSSPVPGSPTHSPSPSLSCDNLPCALPRDRLSSERGSRSDCVGEDPLSLSSSSGSRSKIPRPVSATFVPEQFTSRFLPRPPPGKPPMRPCTDNRRRRLRVRASSTSDADFLASLTQLMQDRSGMLFSPPPRPRSSSSSLQRSLSSSPCRQEHREGGARPGLSRSPTSLSGSPPPRHAQPQDGTSGQIQWGHSSRGKRLTHESKGSGKVNR, translated from the exons ATGAGTGGGGCTGTGGAGCACACGGACATCCTGTCAGTGGCAGACGTGGTCCGAGACAGATGGAAAGTG ACGAAGAAGATCGGCGGAGGGGGGTTCGGGGAGATCTACGAGGTGTTGGATCAGCTGAGCCAGGCCACCGTCGCCTTGAAGGTGGAGTCTGCTCAGCAACCCAAACAGGTGCTGAAGATGGAGGTGGCTGTGCTCAAGAAGCTTCAGG GCAAAGACCATGTATGTCGCTTTGTGGGCTGTGGCAGGAACGATCGCTTCAACTATGTGGTGATGGAACTCCAG GGGAGGAACCTGGCAGATTTGCGCAGAACCATGAGCCGCGGCACCTTTTCCGTCTCCACAACCTTGAGACTTGGCAAGCAGATCTTAGAGGCCATTGAAAGCATCCACTCTGTGGGCTTCCTGCACCGTGACATCAAACCA TCTAACTTTGCAATGGGAAGACTGGCCAGTACCTGCAGATGCTGCTATATGCTTGACTTTGGTTTGGCTCGTCAGTTTACCAACTCCAGCCAGGAAGTCCGTCCA CCTCGTCCTGTGGCCGGATTCAGAGGAACCGTGCGATACGCTTCAATCAATGCTCATAAGAATAAG GAAATGGGTCGCCATGACGACTTGTGGTCCCTCTTCTACATGCTGGTCGAATTCATGGTTGGTCAACTTCCCTGGAGGAAGATTAAAGACAAA GAACAAGTAGGAAATCTTAAAGAGACATACGACCATCGGCTCATGCTGAAGCACCTTCCCTCAGAGTTCACTGCTTTCCTGGATCATATCTTGACCTTGGACTACTTCACTAAGCCCGACTATGAG CACCTGATGTCAGTGTTCGACAGCGCTATGAAGAGCCACAACGTGCTGGAGAACGATGCTTATGACTGGGAGAAATGTGATTCAGACGATGTGCTGACCATCACCGCCGCGGCAACCACCGCTCAGCAGCTCACTCGTCTCACACCAGCGTACTTAGG catgGCCAACGCTTCAGTGCTACCGGGCGAGCTGCAGCGGGAGAACACCGAGGACGTCCTACAAGGGGAGCGCCTCAGCGATGCCGACAACTGCCCCCTAATCCCCACGCCGACCACCCCTGGTGGAGATGTATGGGAGGAGATGGACCGCAACCGAAACCATAAACAAGCCCAGCAGATTATCAGGAAG gTGGTGAGTGAGGACGAACACAGTCAGAACCAGGGGAACCAGAGTCCCAACACCGGCTCCATACAGAGCTCTCCCCGACGGGTGCGATCAGAAACCATGTTCCTGGAAAGGGCCGCGCCGCTGCTAAGGAGGATGAGACACAGTCAGAGCTTGGCATTCGAAAAGAGACTCGCACCCGAGCCCAAGCCCACCATTGAACGCTTCCTTGAGGCCTA CCTCGGCAAACGGCGTCCAGTCCTTTCTCAGGTCGGGGAGAAATCCATACCTGAGATGGGAGGCGGGCAGCAGACGCCTTCCTGCAACGAGGAGCACTCCGGCACTGCAACCCCTGACCCTGAAGAGGGCGCGGCGAGCAGTGGCTTTGTGGCCGTGAACCTCAGTCCTGTGCCCCAAGAGGGTGACTATCAGGAGTGGGTGATGCTGGATCTGGAGCAAGGCAGTGGAAGCAGACCTGCGGCCGAGGCCCCGCATGAGGACAAGCTCGCCGAGACCGACGAACACGCTGCCGAGCCACATGACGGCCAGATCACCGCGGTGCCGAGCAGCCCCGTCCTGTCTCAGATGGCCATGCCCGGGACGTGGTTACTTGGCCACAGGAGGCTACCGGGCATGCTGGGACAAATGCCCTCAGTCATCATGGGAAGACCTCCGATGGACCAG TCCTCCAGTTTTGGGCCAAAGTCACCTGTACAAGAGAAGAGCGACGCAATACCACTGGAGGCTCCGTCTGCTAATTCTGACCGACTAACAGAGGAAATCTTGAAGGACGGAGGGAGGTTGGAGTTGGGTCCAGTGCCAAGCCCGGCCAAAGGCCCCACAGCTCACCTGAGCAACGACAGAGACCCGGAGAGTGATTCTGGTCTGCCCGACCGCTCCTCCGAGCCTAATCAGCAGCCCCAAGCCGACACCGTAGGAGGCGCCATGGAGAGCACCGTCACGGTCTCCTCCTCGCCACCTCCAGCGTTGCTCCGGCGAAGAGACTCTCCCTCATCGCCAAAACTGAGCAGAATCCCAGTGCGAGACCCCGGCGCCCCCCTGGACTCCGTGAGCAGGGACCTCCACATGGAGAGACGCCATCGCTGGAGCAGCCCGGTGCCTGGCTCCCCCAcccactccccctccccgtctctgTCCTGTGACAACCTGCCCTGCGCTCTGCCCAGAGACCGGCTCTCCTCGGAGCGAGGCTCCAGGTCCGACTGTGTCGGCGAAgaccccctctctctgtcctcctcgtCGGGCAGCAGGAGTAAAATCCCACGTCCTGTGAGCGCCACCTTTGTACCTGAGCAATTCACAAGCAGGTTCCTGCCCCGGCCACCTCCTGGGAAACCGCCCATGCGCCCGTGTACGGACAACCG GCGGCGGCGGCTAAGAGTGCGCGCCAGCAGCACCAGTGACGCAGACTTCCTGGCGAGTCTGACCCAGCTGATGCAGGACCGCAGCGGGATGCTCTTCAGCCCTCCTCCCCGTCCgcgcagctcctcctcctccctgcagcgcTCGCTGAGCTCCTCCCCCTGCCGCCAGGAACACCGCGAGGGCGGAGCGCGGCCGGGACTCAGCCGCTCCCCAACAAGCTTGTCCGGGTCTCCTCCCCCCCGGCACGCTCAGCCACAGGACGGGACCAGCGGGCAGATTCAGTGGGGCCACAGCTCCCGGGGAAAGCGTTTGACCCACGAGAGCAAAGGTTCTGGGAAAGTGAACCGGTGA
- the mideasa gene encoding mitotic deacetylase associated SANT domain protein a: MSLPPHVNTDKSGKHRAAAMKESAQHSGEVYYGMAPPTLESSHSDSASSSGVYNPEKGPQSLPHYQQAAPVKWMHQDSVQAPGWTQEAPVSAWGQNFGPYMGGVNVRGQMAFHKGVHEGVALPMGGENQLPGPAEVYRDANQAQGRGLEWEQHAVAAMHQAQLQAYQQGHKGVELQGQPHVPSHTLQGSMLQPFQTTFRPTKQQFSSGYYPVFPGNKSMPSLAYGEQPKTQQQLLHHMQQQKMHHQQQQQQQQQQQQQQQLQQQHHLQLQQQQQHLQQQQHQIQQHQMQQQQLQQMQQYRQQQLQGRQQQIQQMQQQQLQQQNVPQQDATTQLQVQPKQPQTQNFAAYQSPDPCPPDAASTKEEAPPVEPQAEACEMSAVPDPCPEKVATDPAETSDGQAAAPRRSRRLSREGQSPPGPPLTNIWSQGSKEPPPSQNGVAGGQRAGESQAATGGVIQISRRKRRASKEINLETLAQTASERQKIVKEDGSSGRQATMVPLVIPVSVPVHRSQIDPQGGWAQGRLGQGERPAGQSDRKPSVIVARRRSLRNSMTETFGQDGENDPGLDEDGKSKFKRRPRPEPLIIPPPKPATFIAPSVYSSITSYQSNLRSPVRMPDHPLILPPYTPPPILSPVREGSGLYFSTLMTSMAVGSQILPPPVTPKSSTRSLLRSTSSDITPPVLPMITDGTPVSLEPRINIGQHYQAEIPNLQDQLSSPFDEHKADLVWVPVDNSRLKHGNQESMEGLMSMACSSVLRGGGTNQELVLHCLHECGGDFLETLGRLMLQDPVFPQNHHLAGYHYSGSDSWTAEEKRYFNKGISAYRKDFFLVQKLVQTKTVAQCVEFYYTYKKQVKIGRNGILTFGPPDSPGDKHAEAVVDVKSSQQSRLAPGETDGDDKRDVSYDHVHESSQQASVDQSLQAHDYAATVLVIKQPDAVNKEAHPLQSAHHRPRAEPAAKKSRAPAKPPPDPDAVFPCKKCGRVFYKVKSRSAHMKSHAEQEKKAAALRLKQEEEQAAAEARARKAAAAAAAASAAAAAHQGGNGNGLTEQAEVSSHEESSEGEDDDDEDWH, from the exons ATGAGTCTCCCTCCTCATGTGAATACTGACAAGAGCGGCAAGCATCGGGCTGCAGCCATGAAAGAGTCTGCACAGCATTCAGGGGAGGTTTATTATGGTATGGCACCTCCTACTTTAGAGTCCAGTCACAGTGACTCTGCGAGCAGCTCTGGTGTTTACAACCCGGAGAAGGGCCCCCAAAGTTTACCACACTATCAACAGGCCGCTCCAGTAAAGTGGATGCACCAGGACTCCGTTCAGGCCCCCGGCTGGACCCAGGAGGCCCCCGTGTCAGCCTGGGGGCAGAACTTTGGCCCATATATGGGCGGAGTGAACGTCAGGGGTCAGATGGCGTTCCACAAAGGGGTCCACGAGGGTGTCGCTCTGCCGATGGGGGGAGAAAACCAACTGCCGGGACCTGCTGAGGTTTATAGAGATGCCAACCAGGCTCAGGGGAGGGGGCTCGAGTGGGAGCAGCACGCTGTGGCTGCGATGCACCAGGCCCAGCTGCAAGCATATCAGCAGGGCCACAAAGGTGTAGAGCTCCAGGGTCAACCCCACGTGCCGTCTCACACCTTGCAGGGGTCCATGCTGCAGCCCTTCCAGACAACGTTCAGACCCACCAAGCAGCAGTTCTCATCTGGCTATTACCCTGTTTTTCCAGGGAACAAGTCAATGCCAAGCCTGGCCTACGGTGAGCAACCTAAAACTCAACAACAGCTGCTGCACCATATGCAGCAGCAAAAAAtgcaccatcagcagcagcagcagcaacagcagcagcagcagcagcaacagcagttgCAGCAACAGCATCACCTCcagctgcaacagcagcaacagcatttgcaacaacagcagcaccaaaTCCAACAGCATCaaatgcaacagcaacaactgcaGCAGATGCAGCAATATCGCCAGCAACAGCTGCAGGGGCGACAGCAACAAATCCagcaaatgcagcagcagcagctgcaacaacaaaatgtgCCCCAGCAAGACGCAACGACACAACTACAGGTGCAACCAAAACAGCCACAGACCCAAAACTTTGCAGCGTATCAGTCTCCCGATCCCTGTCCGCCTGATGCGGCGTCTACAAAGGAGGAAGCCCCGCCTGTGGAGCCGCAGGCCGAAGCCTGTGAGATGTCAGCCGTGCCTGATCCATGTCCGGAAAAGGTCGCCACTGATCCCGCAGAGACCTCTGACGGTCAAGCGGCGGCCCCACGGCGCTCGCGCCGCCTTTCCAGAGAGGGACAGTCCCCACCGGGTCCCCCTTTGACAAACATCTGGTCTCAAGGATCTAAAGAGCCTCCCCCGTCCCAGAATGGAGTAGCAGGCGGACAGAGAGCAGGGGAAAGCCAGGCGGCTACAGGAGGGGTCATCCAGATCTCCCGTAGGAAGAGGAGGGCGTCCAAGGAGATCAACTTGGAGACTCTAGCGCAGACGGCGTCAGAGAGGCAAAAAATTGTCAAG GAAGACGGTTCCTCAGGCAGACAGGCCACCATGGTGCCCCTGGTCATCCCCGTCTCCGTGCCAGTGCACAGGAGCCAAATCGATCCTCAGGGTGGCTGGGCGCAGGGGCGTCTCGGCCAGGGCGAGCGGCCCGCAGGACAGTCCGACCGCAAACCCTCCGTCATCGTGGCTCGCCGCCGGTCGCTCAGGAACTCCATGACGGAGACTTTTGGCCAG GACGGTGAAAACGACCCGGGGCTGGATGAGGATGGAAAATCCAAATTCAAGCGCCGCCCTCGCCCGGAGCCCCtcatcatccctcctcccaAGCCGGCCACCTTCATCGCCCCATCCGTCTACTCCAGCATCACCTCTTACCAGAGCAACCTGCGCTCCCCGGTGCGCATGCCGGACCACCCCCTCATCCTGCCGCCCTACACGCCTCCGCCCATCCTCTCACCTGTGCGCGAGGGCTCGGGACTCTATTTCTCCACCTTGATGACCAGCATGGCTGTGGGCAGCCAGATCCTGCCTCCGCCGGTGACACCCAAGTCTTCGACACGCAGCCTGTTGCGCTCCA caAGTTCAGACATTACACCCCCTGTTCTGCCCATGATCACCGATGGCACGCCAGTTAGCCTGGAACC GCGTATCAATATCGGGCAGCATTACCAGGCAGAAATCCCCAATTTGCAGGATCAACTGTCCTCCCCGTTCGACGAGCACAAAGCCGACTTGGTTTGGGTCCCTGTGGACAACTCCCGCCTTAAACACGGCAACCAAGAGAGCA TGGAGGGTTTGATGAGCATGGCCTGTTCCAGTGTGCTCAGAGGTGGAGGAACCAACCAGGAGCTGGTTTTACACTGTTTACATGAATGTGGAGGTGATTTTCTT GAAACACTTGGACGTTTGATGCTTCAGGACCCagttttcccccaaaaccatCACCTGGCAGGTTATCACTACTCAG GCTCCGACAGCTGGACCGCAGAGGAGAAGCGCTACTTCAACAAGGGGATCTCTGCTTACAGGAAGGACTTCTTTCTGGTGCAGAAACTG GTGCAGACCAAGACTGTTGCTCAATGCGTAGAGTTCTACTACACGTACAAGAAACAGGTGAAGATCGGCCGCAACGGGATTTTAACCTTCGGTCCTCCAGATTCACCAGGGGACAAGCATGCAGAGGCCGTGGTGGATGTCAAG AGTTCACAACAGTCGAGACTGGCTCCAGGAGAGACGGATGGGGACGACAAGAGGGATGTTTCCTACGACCACGTTCATGAGAGCAGCCAGCAGGCCAGCGTCGACCAGTCATTGCAGGCTCATGACTAT GCGGCAACAGTGCTGGTGATCAAACAGCCAGACGCTGTGAATAAGGAGGCTCATCCTCTTCAGTCAGCACATCACAGGCCTCGGGCCGAGCCTGCGGCGAAGAAGAGCAGAGCGCCGGCGAAGCCCCCGCCGGATCCGGACGCAGTATTTCCATGCAAGAAATGTGGCAG GGTGTTTTATAAGGTGAAGAGTCGAAGCGCCCACATGAAGAGTCACGCCGAGCAGGAGAAGAAGGCCGCGGCGCTGCgtctgaaacaggaagaggagcaggcaGCAGCCGAAGCTCGAGCCAGgaaggctgcagctgctgctgctgctgcatctgcagcGGCGGCTGCTCATCAAGGAGGAAATGGGAACGGATTGACGGAGCAGGCGGAGGTCAGCAGCCACGAGGAGTCATCTGAGGGagaagatgatgacgatgaagattGGCACtga
- the ttbk2b gene encoding tau-tubulin kinase 2b isoform X1 has product MSGAVEHTDILSVADVVRDRWKVTKKIGGGGFGEIYEVLDQLSQATVALKVESAQQPKQVLKMEVAVLKKLQGKDHVCRFVGCGRNDRFNYVVMELQGRNLADLRRTMSRGTFSVSTTLRLGKQILEAIESIHSVGFLHRDIKPSNFAMGRLASTCRCCYMLDFGLARQFTNSSQEVRPPRPVAGFRGTVRYASINAHKNKEMGRHDDLWSLFYMLVEFMVGQLPWRKIKDKEQVGNLKETYDHRLMLKHLPSEFTAFLDHILTLDYFTKPDYEHLMSVFDSAMKSHNVLENDAYDWEKCDSDDVLTITAAATTAQQLTRLTPAYLGMANASVLPGELQRENTEDVLQGERLSDADNCPLIPTPTTPGGDVWEEMDRNRNHKQAQQIIRKVVSEDEHSQNQGNQSPNTGSIQSSPRRVRSETMFLERAAPLLRRMRHSQSLAFEKRLAPEPKPTIERFLEAYLGKRRPVLSQVGEKSIPEMGGGQQTPSCNEEHSGTATPDPEEGAASSGFVAVNLSPVPQEGDYQEWVMLDLEQGSGSRPAAEAPHEDKLAETDEHAAEPHDGQITAVPSSPVLSQMAMPGTWLLGHRRLPGMLGQMPSVIMGRPPMDQSSSFGPKSPVQEKSDAIPLEAPSANSDRLTEEILKDGGRLELGPVPSPAKGPTAHLSNDRDPESDSGLPDRSSEPNQQPQADTVGGAMESTVTVSSSPPPALLRRRDSPSSPKLSRIPVRDPGAPLDSVSRDLHMERRHRWSSPVPGSPTHSPSPSLSCDNLPCALPRDRLSSERGSRSDCVGEDPLSLSSSSGSRSKIPRPVSATFVPEQFTSRFLPRPPPGKPPMRPCTDNRYELCTRRRRLRVRASSTSDADFLASLTQLMQDRSGMLFSPPPRPRSSSSSLQRSLSSSPCRQEHREGGARPGLSRSPTSLSGSPPPRHAQPQDGTSGQIQWGHSSRGKRLTHESKGSGKVNR; this is encoded by the exons ATGAGTGGGGCTGTGGAGCACACGGACATCCTGTCAGTGGCAGACGTGGTCCGAGACAGATGGAAAGTG ACGAAGAAGATCGGCGGAGGGGGGTTCGGGGAGATCTACGAGGTGTTGGATCAGCTGAGCCAGGCCACCGTCGCCTTGAAGGTGGAGTCTGCTCAGCAACCCAAACAGGTGCTGAAGATGGAGGTGGCTGTGCTCAAGAAGCTTCAGG GCAAAGACCATGTATGTCGCTTTGTGGGCTGTGGCAGGAACGATCGCTTCAACTATGTGGTGATGGAACTCCAG GGGAGGAACCTGGCAGATTTGCGCAGAACCATGAGCCGCGGCACCTTTTCCGTCTCCACAACCTTGAGACTTGGCAAGCAGATCTTAGAGGCCATTGAAAGCATCCACTCTGTGGGCTTCCTGCACCGTGACATCAAACCA TCTAACTTTGCAATGGGAAGACTGGCCAGTACCTGCAGATGCTGCTATATGCTTGACTTTGGTTTGGCTCGTCAGTTTACCAACTCCAGCCAGGAAGTCCGTCCA CCTCGTCCTGTGGCCGGATTCAGAGGAACCGTGCGATACGCTTCAATCAATGCTCATAAGAATAAG GAAATGGGTCGCCATGACGACTTGTGGTCCCTCTTCTACATGCTGGTCGAATTCATGGTTGGTCAACTTCCCTGGAGGAAGATTAAAGACAAA GAACAAGTAGGAAATCTTAAAGAGACATACGACCATCGGCTCATGCTGAAGCACCTTCCCTCAGAGTTCACTGCTTTCCTGGATCATATCTTGACCTTGGACTACTTCACTAAGCCCGACTATGAG CACCTGATGTCAGTGTTCGACAGCGCTATGAAGAGCCACAACGTGCTGGAGAACGATGCTTATGACTGGGAGAAATGTGATTCAGACGATGTGCTGACCATCACCGCCGCGGCAACCACCGCTCAGCAGCTCACTCGTCTCACACCAGCGTACTTAGG catgGCCAACGCTTCAGTGCTACCGGGCGAGCTGCAGCGGGAGAACACCGAGGACGTCCTACAAGGGGAGCGCCTCAGCGATGCCGACAACTGCCCCCTAATCCCCACGCCGACCACCCCTGGTGGAGATGTATGGGAGGAGATGGACCGCAACCGAAACCATAAACAAGCCCAGCAGATTATCAGGAAG gTGGTGAGTGAGGACGAACACAGTCAGAACCAGGGGAACCAGAGTCCCAACACCGGCTCCATACAGAGCTCTCCCCGACGGGTGCGATCAGAAACCATGTTCCTGGAAAGGGCCGCGCCGCTGCTAAGGAGGATGAGACACAGTCAGAGCTTGGCATTCGAAAAGAGACTCGCACCCGAGCCCAAGCCCACCATTGAACGCTTCCTTGAGGCCTA CCTCGGCAAACGGCGTCCAGTCCTTTCTCAGGTCGGGGAGAAATCCATACCTGAGATGGGAGGCGGGCAGCAGACGCCTTCCTGCAACGAGGAGCACTCCGGCACTGCAACCCCTGACCCTGAAGAGGGCGCGGCGAGCAGTGGCTTTGTGGCCGTGAACCTCAGTCCTGTGCCCCAAGAGGGTGACTATCAGGAGTGGGTGATGCTGGATCTGGAGCAAGGCAGTGGAAGCAGACCTGCGGCCGAGGCCCCGCATGAGGACAAGCTCGCCGAGACCGACGAACACGCTGCCGAGCCACATGACGGCCAGATCACCGCGGTGCCGAGCAGCCCCGTCCTGTCTCAGATGGCCATGCCCGGGACGTGGTTACTTGGCCACAGGAGGCTACCGGGCATGCTGGGACAAATGCCCTCAGTCATCATGGGAAGACCTCCGATGGACCAG TCCTCCAGTTTTGGGCCAAAGTCACCTGTACAAGAGAAGAGCGACGCAATACCACTGGAGGCTCCGTCTGCTAATTCTGACCGACTAACAGAGGAAATCTTGAAGGACGGAGGGAGGTTGGAGTTGGGTCCAGTGCCAAGCCCGGCCAAAGGCCCCACAGCTCACCTGAGCAACGACAGAGACCCGGAGAGTGATTCTGGTCTGCCCGACCGCTCCTCCGAGCCTAATCAGCAGCCCCAAGCCGACACCGTAGGAGGCGCCATGGAGAGCACCGTCACGGTCTCCTCCTCGCCACCTCCAGCGTTGCTCCGGCGAAGAGACTCTCCCTCATCGCCAAAACTGAGCAGAATCCCAGTGCGAGACCCCGGCGCCCCCCTGGACTCCGTGAGCAGGGACCTCCACATGGAGAGACGCCATCGCTGGAGCAGCCCGGTGCCTGGCTCCCCCAcccactccccctccccgtctctgTCCTGTGACAACCTGCCCTGCGCTCTGCCCAGAGACCGGCTCTCCTCGGAGCGAGGCTCCAGGTCCGACTGTGTCGGCGAAgaccccctctctctgtcctcctcgtCGGGCAGCAGGAGTAAAATCCCACGTCCTGTGAGCGCCACCTTTGTACCTGAGCAATTCACAAGCAGGTTCCTGCCCCGGCCACCTCCTGGGAAACCGCCCATGCGCCCGTGTACGGACAACCGGTATGAGCTATGCACAAG GCGGCGGCGGCTAAGAGTGCGCGCCAGCAGCACCAGTGACGCAGACTTCCTGGCGAGTCTGACCCAGCTGATGCAGGACCGCAGCGGGATGCTCTTCAGCCCTCCTCCCCGTCCgcgcagctcctcctcctccctgcagcgcTCGCTGAGCTCCTCCCCCTGCCGCCAGGAACACCGCGAGGGCGGAGCGCGGCCGGGACTCAGCCGCTCCCCAACAAGCTTGTCCGGGTCTCCTCCCCCCCGGCACGCTCAGCCACAGGACGGGACCAGCGGGCAGATTCAGTGGGGCCACAGCTCCCGGGGAAAGCGTTTGACCCACGAGAGCAAAGGTTCTGGGAAAGTGAACCGGTGA
- the churc1 gene encoding protein Churchill isoform X2, with amino-acid sequence MCNGCVHKEYPDRGNTCLENGSYLMNYLCCASCHQRDFVLISNKATEDDDGEEIVTYDHVCKNCDHVVARHEYTFSVVDEYQEYTMLCMLCGKAEDSISVLPDDPRQSAPLF; translated from the exons ATGTGTAATGGCTGCGTACATAAAGAATACCCGGACCGG GGGAACACGTGTCTGGAGAACGGCTCCTACCTGATGAACTACCTGTGCTGTGCCAGCTGCCACCAGAGGGACTTTGTGCTGATCAGCAACAAAGCCACCGAGGACGACGACGGAGAGGAGATCGTCACATATGACC ATGTTTGTAAAAACTGTGACCACGTCGTCGCCAGACATGAATACACTTTCTCTGTTGTTGACGAGTATCAG GAGTACACCATGCTCTGCATGCTGTGTGGAAAGGCGGAGGACTCCATCAGTGTTTTACCAGATGACCCCAGACAGTCTGCCCCTCTCTTCTAG